From the Methanobacterium sp. BAmetb5 genome, the window CTAAAATGCCTGAAAATAAGGGTAAAACCATTGTGGTTAACCTTTCCGGACGAGGGGACAAGGATATGTTCCTGGTTGCCAGTGAAATGGGGGTGGAAGTATGAGTTTTAAACCTGAAAGTTATCAGGAGATGTTCATACGGGTTAAATCCAAAAATGAGGGAGGATTCATTCCTTTTATCGTGGCTGGAGACCCGGACTTTGATACCTCCCTGGAGATCGTGAGAACCTTTGTGGAAAATGGTGCCGATGCCCTGGAGATAGGATTTGCCTTCAGTGACCCGGTTGCTGACGGTCCCACCGTCCAGGAAGCAGATTTAAGGGCACTTCAGGCAGGCATGACCACCCAGAAGGGATTTGAATTCATCCGAAAGATCAGAGAATTCACTTCCATACCCATTGGCCTGCTGGTGTACTACAACCTGATTTACCAGATGGGTGTTGACCAGTTCTATAAAACTGCCTACGAAAGTGGAGTTAACGCTATTTTAGCAGCAGATTTACCCCTTGAAGAATCTAAAGACGCAATTACTGCCTCTAAAAAGTATGGAGTTCAACAGGTGTTCATGGCTGCCCAAACCACCAGTAATGAACGCTTAGAAAAAATTTCCAATCTTTGTGAGGGATTTTTGTATGTGGTGGCCGTTATGGGTGTCACCGGCGCCCGGGGAGATCTACAGACCAGTACCGTGGACCTCATAAAGCGAGTGAGAAGCCACACTGACCTGCCGTTAAGTGTTGGTTTTGGTATTTCCAAACCAGAACATGTTACTAACGTGATCAGTGCCGGGGCAGATGGAGCTATTGTGGCCAGCGCCATACTGGACATAATAACTGAAAATCTCCAGGATAAGGAGACTATGAAGAGGAAAATCGCAGAATTCTGCCAAAAACTCAAGGAAGCAACTAAAAAAAATAGATTGAGGTTTTAGTTAAATGATTGCCGAGTGTTTGAATAAAGTAGTTTCCGGGCATAATCTGAGTGAAGATGAGGCCTACAATTGTATGATGGAAATGGTGAGTGGCGATGCCAGTGATGTGGATATGGCAGCATTTCTGGCGGCACTAACCACCAAAGGTGAGGATCCTGTCGAAATAACCGGTTTTGTCAAGGCCATGCGTGAAGTTTCCATCAAAGTCCACCCTAATTTAGATGATGCCATGGTGGATACCTGTGGTACAGGAGGAGACCGGTTCAAGACCTTTAATGTGAGTACCATAGCCACACTAATTGCCGCTGCTGCTGGAGTACCCATTGCCAAACATGGAAACCGTGCTATAAGTAGCAAATGTGGTGGTGCGGATATTCTGGAAGCAATGGGAGTTAATATCAATGGTGATGCCTCCAGCGTGGAAAGCTGCCTGGAAAAATCAGGTATGGGCTTCATGTTCGCCCCCAACTTCCACCCAGCAACCAAACACGTGATGAGCGTACGCAGAAAACTGGGGATAAGAACTGTTTTCAACCTTTTGGGACCATTAACTTCTCCTGCAAATCCAGAAATTCACCTTATGGGTGTTTTCGACCCAGAATACGTGGAAACCGTGGCCAATGTTCTTAAAAATTTAGGGGTTAAACGAGCCATGGTAGTGCATGGCTTTGATGAAGATAACCAACCGGCACTGGATGAAATATCTATTATTGGCCGAACCCATGTGGCTATCCTGGAGGAAGGGCAGATTAATGTTTTTGATCTTTATCCAGAAGATTTCGGTCTGGAACCCGTTGACAAACAACTGATTATGGCTCGGGATACCCTGGAAGAAAACCTGCAGATTGCTGGGGATGTTCTGGATGGAAAAGATAACACTCCTGGTGAAAAGGCCAGAATGAACATATGTCTGGCCAATGCCAGTGCAATTCTTTTCCTGGCAGGAAAAACAGGTGATTTTAAAGAGGGAATGAAAATTGCCCGGGAAATGGTGATGAATGGAAGGGCTAAAGCAAAACTTCAGGAATTTATCCAGGCCAGCAACAGCAGTTAAACTGAAATTTCATTTTTTTTATGATTTGAAGTGCTAAATAAGATTACTATACCTTAGCCACACCAATTCTAAGAGCATTCAGTATAACTGCCAGGCTGAGGCCCATATCCCCAATACCCACTGCCATCCACAGGGTAATCACCCCCAGAACTGCAAAAAGGGCAAAGGAACTTTTAACCATAATGGAGAGGGCCACATTCTGCTGGACCACCCCCATGGTTTTTCTGCTCAGTTTCACCAGATATTCCAGTTGGGATAGATCATCGTGCATCAGTGCCACATCTGCGGTTTCAATGGCCACATCTGAACCAACTGCACCCATAGCAATTCCTATATTGGCTTTTGCCAGTGCAGGAGCATCATTAACTCCGTCTCCCACCATGGCCACATTTCCATGTTGTTGTGCCAGTTCATTAATCTTATTCACCTTATCTTCCGGTAGTAAGCTATGGTGGTATTCATCCAGACCTAACTGGGTGGCCACCCGGCAGGCAGTACCCTCGTTATCTCCAGTGAGCATGATGGTCTTAATTCCATTCTTTTTAAGGAAGGTAACTGTCTCCAGGGCACTATCCCTGATGCGATCCATGAGAACTATTAATCCCATAATTTCCTGTCCTTTTCCCAGGAGAACCGTGGTTTTACCCTCTGAATCATATTCTTTTAATTTTTCCCGGACCTCTTTACCCAGAATATCTTCGCCCTTTAAAGGATTTAACTGCTTAATAAATGTCATATTCCCTAAATAAAATATTTCTCCATGAATTTCGCCCTTTAATCCAGCACCAGCCGTGGATTTAAAGTTGGTAACGTCTTTCAGTTGGATATTTTCATCTTCTGCCTTTTTGACTATGGCTTTGGCCAGGGGATGCTTGGAATGTAGTTCCAGGGAAGCCGCCAGTTGCAAGATATCATGTTGGGAATTACCATTGAAGGGAACTATCTCTGCTACTTCCAGGAGTCCCTCCGTTAATGTCCCGGTTTTGTCAAAGACCATGGCCTTCACATTTTTCATTTCCTCCACATATTCTCCACCTTTTATGAGAACACCCTTTCTTGTAGCTGCAGTTATCCCGGAAACCATGGAAACGGGGGTAGAAATGGCCAGAGCACAGGGACAGGACACCACCAGTAAAACCAGGGCACGGTAGAACCATTCCTCAAAGGACATTCCCAGGAAAAACGGTGGTACCACCGCCACGGTTACCGCAACCAGAATAACGCTGGGAGTGTAGTAAGTGGCGAATCTATCAATAAAGGCTTCTGTTTTGGATTTTTTATCTTTGGACTGGCGAACCAGTTCTATTATTCGGGATATAACAGTTTCATCTGATTTACGGGACACCTTAATTTCCAGGTAGCCCTCACGGTTGATGGTGCCGGCAAAAACTTCGTCACCATCTTTTTTGGTGACGGGCATGCTCTCCCCAGTTAGGGGAGACTGATCCACTGCGGATTGTCCTTTGACCACCAATCCATCTAGAGGTATCTTGTCACCAGCACGAACTACCACTTTCTCCTCCAGGTCCACGGCATGAGTATGTATTTCAATTTCTCGGCCATTTCTAACAACATGGGCGGTTTCAGGTGCCAATTTAAGCAGGGCTGCTATTGAGCTACGTGCTCTTTCACTGGCATAGTCCTCTAAAAACTCGGCCACATAGAACAGAAACATAACTGCCGCACCCTCTTCACCATGACCAATGAGGAATGCCCCGGCAGCAGCAATGGTTATTAAGAAACTCATGTTGAATCTGAGCTTTAACAATCCTTTAAACGCGCTTTGAATTATTTCAAATCCAGCAATGGCCACCACAGCCAGGAAGGCAACCTCGGCCAGTATCCCCTGGCCCAGTAGATTCTCCAGCACTATCCCCAGGGCAAAAATTATGGCCGAGGTTACGATGATTTTTAGGGATTTTTGTTTCCATAATGGTTCTTTTTCTTGGAAAACATCTCCCCCGCAGCAGGTACACATTTCAGACGAGTTTTGATCCGCTTTACACTGTTGATTATCTTGATCTTTGGACATAGAAAATTCCCCTATATACTGGTTAACTTGGTGATTTTTTTTGAATCCATTTTTGTGTTGGAATCAAGTTGAGGGAACACGAAGATTCTACAATATATGTTCATATGAATAGCTGTTCAATTGAGTATATATAATTTTGGGATTTACCAGAACCAAAAGTTTGCCAGAACCAAAAATATTAATGGGGAGCGGGTTCAACTTAAGTAGTGCAATTGCCGGGATAGTCTAGTCAGGTAAGGCGTAGGATTCGAAATCCTATGAGCAGTGCTCACCCTGGGTTCAAATCCCAGTCCCGGCGCTACAATTTAATTAAGTCCAGTTCTAATTTTTAAAAATGAATTTAAGGATATATGCCTATTTTTTCACATTTCTCCCCAAGAGTATCCCCTAAAAATACTGATCCACACTATCAAAATATTAATATATATTAAATGAATA encodes:
- the trpA gene encoding tryptophan synthase subunit alpha; its protein translation is MSFKPESYQEMFIRVKSKNEGGFIPFIVAGDPDFDTSLEIVRTFVENGADALEIGFAFSDPVADGPTVQEADLRALQAGMTTQKGFEFIRKIREFTSIPIGLLVYYNLIYQMGVDQFYKTAYESGVNAILAADLPLEESKDAITASKKYGVQQVFMAAQTTSNERLEKISNLCEGFLYVVAVMGVTGARGDLQTSTVDLIKRVRSHTDLPLSVGFGISKPEHVTNVISAGADGAIVASAILDIITENLQDKETMKRKIAEFCQKLKEATKKNRLRF
- the trpD gene encoding anthranilate phosphoribosyltransferase encodes the protein MIAECLNKVVSGHNLSEDEAYNCMMEMVSGDASDVDMAAFLAALTTKGEDPVEITGFVKAMREVSIKVHPNLDDAMVDTCGTGGDRFKTFNVSTIATLIAAAAGVPIAKHGNRAISSKCGGADILEAMGVNINGDASSVESCLEKSGMGFMFAPNFHPATKHVMSVRRKLGIRTVFNLLGPLTSPANPEIHLMGVFDPEYVETVANVLKNLGVKRAMVVHGFDEDNQPALDEISIIGRTHVAILEEGQINVFDLYPEDFGLEPVDKQLIMARDTLEENLQIAGDVLDGKDNTPGEKARMNICLANASAILFLAGKTGDFKEGMKIAREMVMNGRAKAKLQEFIQASNSS
- a CDS encoding cation-translocating P-type ATPase, which gives rise to MSKDQDNQQCKADQNSSEMCTCCGGDVFQEKEPLWKQKSLKIIVTSAIIFALGIVLENLLGQGILAEVAFLAVVAIAGFEIIQSAFKGLLKLRFNMSFLITIAAAGAFLIGHGEEGAAVMFLFYVAEFLEDYASERARSSIAALLKLAPETAHVVRNGREIEIHTHAVDLEEKVVVRAGDKIPLDGLVVKGQSAVDQSPLTGESMPVTKKDGDEVFAGTINREGYLEIKVSRKSDETVISRIIELVRQSKDKKSKTEAFIDRFATYYTPSVILVAVTVAVVPPFFLGMSFEEWFYRALVLLVVSCPCALAISTPVSMVSGITAATRKGVLIKGGEYVEEMKNVKAMVFDKTGTLTEGLLEVAEIVPFNGNSQHDILQLAASLELHSKHPLAKAIVKKAEDENIQLKDVTNFKSTAGAGLKGEIHGEIFYLGNMTFIKQLNPLKGEDILGKEVREKLKEYDSEGKTTVLLGKGQEIMGLIVLMDRIRDSALETVTFLKKNGIKTIMLTGDNEGTACRVATQLGLDEYHHSLLPEDKVNKINELAQQHGNVAMVGDGVNDAPALAKANIGIAMGAVGSDVAIETADVALMHDDLSQLEYLVKLSRKTMGVVQQNVALSIMVKSSFALFAVLGVITLWMAVGIGDMGLSLAVILNALRIGVAKV